TTGAGTCGCCCAGCAACTCAAATACCTCCATCTTCTTTTCAGGCAGACCGGAGAGGACGGGCGGCTTCTTGGGGTGGCGAATCAGGTCTTCGTAGTAGATGAATTCGTCGCAGTTGTCGACCAACAGCTCCGATACCGAATTCTTAACGCCGAGGCCGATGACCTCCTTATTGTTCTCCCGCAACTTGGACACCAGCGGCGAAAAATCGCTGTCACCGGAAACGATGACGAAGGTGTCGAGATGCTCCTTGGAGTAGGCCATGTCCATCGCATCCACCGCCAACCGGATATCGGCGCTGTTCTTGCCGCTGATCCGTTTCTGCGGGATGTCGATCAACTCAATAGCCGCTTCGTGAAGGGCCCGTTTATGCTCGGCATAGCGTCCCCAATCGGCATAGGCCCGCTTTACCATAATCTTTCCCTTCTCCACCAGGCGCTCGAGCACGAGGCCGATCTCGAACTGCTTATGCTTCGCCTCTTTGATCCCGATCGCGATATTCTCGAAGTCGATGAAAAGGGCGAGCCGCTTCTCTTCGTTCATTGAGCCCCTTTCTGCCGGATGCCTTTCGGATAGCGCCGATGACGCCGCGGCTGATGTACGGTACCGGCGCCGTACCCGTTCACGCTAAGCCTAACCATGCCGCCTCCGGACTGTCAACAGGTTTGATGTGGGATCCCGGGCGCGATGCGACTCTCCACCAAACGCCCGCTCCGGTCGAAGAACCCCATCTTACTTCTGATGAGAAGACGCCAATTCTTTCCTCGTCCATCCGGCGGTCACCATGGCGGCCAGGCCTTGCCGACTGGAGCGACTGGCGATGAGCCAGATCACCGCAAGTATAATGTACGCAATGGCATAAAGGTGGCGGGAGACCGGATCCGTAAAGAATAGTTGAGAGGCAAAGAGGATAAACATGAGACCCGCCTCAATCAGAGAAAACGACAGGTTGGCCAGCACAGCGACCGCAAAGAGGGATTGAGCCGCCGTCAGGAATATTTCTTCTATCTGCCTGGCATCCAGGTGCATCGCCTCAAGATGACCGGCCGAAAGGTCGTAGGCCAGCGGAAGCATACCGATCAGGAGGGTCCACTGGTTGACCTTGGAAGAGACAAGGGTACCCATGCTGGCCCCGGGGTTGCCGCGAAAGGCGAAGACGATCGCCACGATGAACTCCGGCGATTCGGAGGCCAGCGGCGCCAGCCACTGAACCAAGAGGAACTCCTCGATCGCAAAGGCCCGGCCGGTGGCCAGCAATCCCTCGGCAAAGGGCTCGGCCGCCAGAAAGATGCCGACCCCGGCATAAATGAACATGGCGATCGTCGCCGATCGACGCGAGTTCGGCCGCAACCGCATCAAGAGCGCTCCGACCCCCCCATCCAGTTCCGGCTCGACCATGGCCGCCTTCGAGGCCGCAGTCATATACGACACAAAGATCGCCAGCAGTACGACCGTGTCGAGCGTCGAAAGGGTGCCCTTGAGCGGGATCATAAAGCTGTAGATCGTAGCGAGCGCGAGGTGCAGGAGTTCAATGGAGCGGGACCGATCAAGGATGACCTGCCGATGCCGGCTCTTCAGCCAGAACGTTGCGACGACCGAGGCCCATCCCAGGCCAATGAGCAGGCGGTTCGCGCCGGTCATGTTGGCGGCGGCATAGGCGATGTACGCAGGATCCTTGCCGGCGGACCAGGCGAAATAGATGTCCACCGCGTATTCCGGAAGGACGGCGACCAGCGCCAGAAAGGCCAGCGCCAATGCCTGCGGGATATCGACCTGTGCAACCTCGGCCGCCCAGGACAGGAGAAATGCCGCCCCGAAGATCGACAACCCGGCGCCGATCGCCTCCCATTGAGGCGGCAGATGAATACCGGCAAGCCGGATGCCGATCCACTGCAAAGGCAAAAGGAGAGCAATGATCAACCGCAGCGTTACGCTCATCGCGAAGGCCCTGCGGAACCTCCAGAAGCCACCTTGCAGAGACTCATCCGACCCCCGGGTTCCTTGCCGTATCCCGCTTGCGCCGCTGCCGCCGATAATGATCGAGCTTGATCCATCTGAAGAGCGGCTCACGATACAGGTACAGCAACAGCAGTGCGCCTGATATGACGAATACGAGGGTGAAGAAGCTGCCGTAGTGCGCAGTTCTCACCTGCCGTCCCTGCATCGATAGGAACCAGGTGCCGGGGATGCGGCCCACAGTGCTGAGCAGGAAGAACGCACCAAACGACAGCGGGCTGGCGCCAAGGATATAGCAGAGGAAATCCTTCGGAAAACCTGGGATCAGGAAGAGGAGGAAGGTGATGAACTTGCCATGGGTTCGGGTAAGAAAGAAAAACATCTCATAGGTGTCCGGCGTGACGAACCGGCGGGCGAAATGGTGTCCCAGCCAGCGGCCCAGACCGAAGGCAGCGCAGGAGCCGATGGTCAGACCGATCGTAGAATAGAGGAGGCCGGGAAAGGTCCCGAAGAGGTATCCACCGATAATACCCGTGACCTCACCGGGGATCGGCGCGACAACGATCTGCAGCGCTTGAAGTCCAATGAATACGAGAGGCGCCCATGGTCCGGCCTGCTTGATGTACTGCGCCAACTCCCGTTCGCTGATGAAGGATTCAATCGACTCCCAGAGGGCACCCAGGTCGAACCACTCTTCGGAGAGGACATACGCCAATGCCGCCCCAACCACGGCCACCACGACCGCGGCGATTAATACGGTCTTCTTTACCGGCGAACGCTGATCGAGCAATGTCGGCAACACGGGATTAGTCTCGATGTTCGACAGGAAGCGGTCCGGACTGGTCGGCCTGAGTCCACACGCGCCTCGCCTCATCAAGCCGATCAGGCTGCACGTTTCGCCCGGCACAGCGCCCGGCCGGCGGATGTACTAACGTAAGGCGGCAAGGTACGGAGCCTGACGTGGAGCGATCGGGGTGTATGGTCATCATATCGTGCAGCCTTCTTACCTGTTCAGCCCTGTGACTGTCAAGAAAAATCCTCGCGTCTGCCTGCCGGCGAACCGAGACCGGCCTTTTCGGCTCAGCACGAACGGGTCAGCCACCTTGACATTACGAACTCTTCGGCTTATGTTAACACACGCAACTGAGCCGAGGCGGCTTCAGGCCGACATACGCACGAGAGCGGGAGCGCGCAGTTGTTGATCCCCTCCCGGCGAGGCCGGTCGAAAAGGAGGTGGCGTCTGTGCCGATTTACGAGTACGAGTGTGAGCGGTGTCATCACAGATTCGAGGCCATTCAAAAGATCTCAGACAAACCTATTAAAAAGTGCGTGCTATGCGAGGGTAAGGTTCACAAGCTTCTCTCCGCCCCGGGTCTGCTCTTTAAGGGCTCAGGTTGGTATGTGACCGATTACGCCAACCCCGAACGGAAGAAGGCCATGGAGGCGGAGAAACGAGCCGCCTCGACTGACAGCGGCAGTACAAAGACCGAAAGCAAGGGATCCAAGCAGTAGGAACGAATAACAATTCGCCCCTACTCGGTGTCGATAAACTCTAACGCAGGCATTGAGGGGAGTTCGTCCTCCGCTTTCAACAGCGTAAAGAAACGATGGAGCCCCTCGAGATGCCGGGGCGTCAAGTCGAACGAGAGACGCTCCTTCAGATAGGTGGCGCAGGTATCCCGATCGAGTCCAACCCGATCAGAGGCCGTCGCGCAGATCTCGTCAAGCCGGGCGAGGCTGTAGCGCTTGGAGCTGAGCAGGGCGCGATGGAGCTGATGAGTCTCCTCTCGATGATCGCAATAAAAGTCTCGACGAACCGCCCAGACGGCAAAGACAAACGGCAGACCGGTCAATTCCTTCCACCCCTGGCCCAGATCAAGGGTAAAGGGGAGTTGGTCTCTTGCCCGAAGCGCCGGATCACCGATCAACAACACCCCGGCAGCATCCCCCGGAAGCGAATCGATCGTCTGCGCCTCGACAGGCAGAAAGTGCGGTCTCACCCCGAATACCTTTGCCAGCAGCAGCTTCACCAGGTAGACCGATGTGAGGGAATCTCTCGTCAGGTAAACCGCTCGTCCATCCAGACAAGACAGCTCAACCCGACTCAGAAACAGCACGCTTTCAGCCGGACCATCCGAGCCGATCGCCAGATCGGGAAGCAGCAGATACTGCTTGGAATGGTGCGCATACTCGATGGCCGAGATGACCGACAGATCGAGGTCTCCCCTCTGAAGCATGCGGTTTAACTCGGCGGGCGTCCTGTCAACGATCCGACACGCGGCCGGAATAGCGCCCTGCTCAATGCCGTAATAGACCGGCTCACAGTTGATATACGCCACCTTACCTACTGACGGTTTCACCGCCTGACCCCTTCGCGTTGGTACAAGACCTTACCCTCCACCATACTCAACATGACCAGATCATCCGATGCCTGATCCAGAAGTGAGCCGTAGGGGTCGGCATCATCGAGGCGTTCGACGGCCACGGCGGTGAGGTCCGCGCGCTTGCCTGGATCGAGCGACCCAATGACGTCAGCCATCCCGAGTGCGGCAGCCCCCCCTGACGTGGCCATGGTGATAAGCTGCTGCGCCGTGACCGCCTCGCCATACAAGCGGTGCGCGAATCGCATCTCATCCCAAAGGCTCAGCGTCTCGTTGCTGGCCAGTGAATCGGTCCCCAGGCCGACCCGCAATAATGCCCCAAGACATCGCGGCAGCGGTGCGGTTCCGACCATAAGGTAGGCATTGCTCCGAGGGCAGACAGCCAGCGCCACGTCCCGCTGTTTCAGCAACCGAAGATCGGACATGCCCATATGAACCCCGTGCACCGCCAGCAGTCGGTCCGACAGCAGACCGGCCCGGTCGAGGAGCGCGAGCGGGCTTTCACCGCAGACTCGATGAGACGGGGAATGCCGCCCTGCAGCGGGCAGCAGCGTGGTGGCGATCGGTCCGAGCCCCAATCCGATGTAGGTCACCTCCTCGGGCGATTCCGCTACGTGAATGGTTGCCGGAAGGTGTTGTTGCCGCAGCAGTTCGGCACAACGCCGCAGAAGCGGCTCTGAGAGGCTGTATGGGGCATGAGGCGACAGGCCGACCGATAACTGCGTACCGCGCGCTCGGAGCTCAAGCGACCGCATCGCCTTCTCGGCGGCATCGAGCCGCTCTGTGGCCTGGTCAGGATCGGGACCCAGGACCTCCTGATACACAATCCCACGAAGTCCGGCAGCCTTCAGGGGGGCGACGCTGCGACCGGACGCCGTAATATCGGCAACGCAGGTAACACCCGTTTGCAGCAGGGCCGTTGTCCCCTGATCAGCCGATGCGGTGAAGAACGCATCATCCAACTCGGCGCGAAGACCGAGGAGGGCAACCGCCCACTCGGTGAACGATTGACCGAAAGGCAGGCAGCCGTGCAACCCGGTCAGTTCCAGGTGGGTGTGGGCATTGACCAGTCCGGGGAGGAGGACCGCATTCCCCAGGTCATCGTGAGGTTCCGTCGGATAATCCCTGATGAGGGCGGACGCCAGGCCTATCGCACGGATCGCACCATCACGGATCAGGAGGCCGCCATCCACAATGGGAGGGCTTGAGATCGGCAGCAGGAGACGAGCGGTGAGGATCACGCTACGCCTTCAGGTATCAGTGATCCGTTAACCGCGCAACGCCGTGCGGGTGCCGTCTGGCCGCCTCGGCCTGCTCAAGCTCAAGAGGGGTGTTGACGTTGACAAACCCGAGAAGATCGGGATCGACCGCCCTCAGGGCAGGCTCGTCGATGATCTTGACTTTGGCCTTCGGAAAGAATCGGGCGATCTTCAGTACCGATGCGTCGATGGACTCTTTGATAAGCGGGAGACACGACTTCGCGTAGACGGCGTGCAGCGGCTGCAGTTCGCCCTTCACGCGCGGCACCACGACATCCCATCCTTCGGCCTCGCGAACCAGGAGCTTGATCAGGTCGATATTCAGGAACGGCATGTCACAGGCAACAATAAAGCAGGCGGGATGGCTCGCGGTCGCAAGCCCCGTATAGATCCCGCCGAGCGAGCCGGAGTCGGGAATCAGGTCGGGGACGACCTTGACACCGAGATAGGCGTAGCGCAGCGGGTCATTGGCAATGACCAGCACCTCAGGGAAGAGCGACCTGAGACACTCGACGGTCGCCTCGATCAGTCGCTTGCCACCGAATTCGATGAAGGCTTTGTTGACACCCATCCGCGAGGACTTACCGCCCGCCAGTACGATACCGGTCACCGTCAGGCTTCATCCTCTACATCGTCCCCGGGCTCTTCCAGGGCATCGAGATCCGTGACCTCCAGTTTTTCGATCTCGTCGCCCGATTCTGCAAGCAACTCCACCGGGGTCTCCTCCAACTCGATCCCCTCCTTCTCCTCCTCTTCCTTTTCGACGAGCTCCTCCTCGCCGAGGGTATCCCCGACCGACAGACTTCGGAACCAGGTCGCCCCAGCCTCCGGGCCGACCAGTTCCACGGCCGCCGCTCCCTCTGCGGCCTTCATCTCGTAAGCCAGCTTCCCAGCGCCGATCTCCTCCATGGCGATATAGGTGGGCTTCATGCTCTTCGGCGCGATCAGGTACTCACCGCCGCGCATCAACTGCTTCGCGCGCTTAGCGGCGATGATCACCAGACGATATTTACTGTCTACATGTGTCAGGAGTTGTTCCAATGGAAAGAGCGGCATGTCTGAATTCCTCTCCGCCTCAGTCGATTCCCGCATCCAAAAAGGCGAGATGCACCCGGTCTCGTCGGGATCGTTCGGCAGTAATGATGCAGCAGAGCTGCTTGACGGCCTGTTCGAAAATATCGTTCACCACAATATACTTGTAGTCACGGTAGTGATGCAGCTCCTCTCGGGCCATGGCCAGGCGCCGCCTGATCTCATCCTCCGAGTCGGTCCGACGTTGTCGGAGCCTCGTCTCCAGCAGATCCATGGCCGGGGGAACGACAAACACGAACACACCCGTCGGATAGTCCTGTCTGAGCTTCGCCGCCCCCTGCGTATCGATGTCCAGGATGACGTCAAGGCCTTCCGCGAACTGCTTCTCCAACAGCGAACGACTGGTCCCATACAGGTGGTTATGGACGCACGCCCACTCCGCAAATTCGCCCGCCTCGATCATTCTGCGGAAGGTCGGTTCGTCCACAAAGTGGTAGTCGCGCCCATCCTGCTCATCGGGCCGCGGCGCGCGGGTCGTATACGAGACGGAGTGAACCAGACGGGACACCCGCCGTGCCGCCTCACGACACAGAGAGGTCTTCCCCGCCCCCGAGGGGGCCGATACGACCACCATCACCCGCTGCCGATTCATTCCGCTTGCGTACCCCTCGCCTGCCGACCCGTCTGCGTACGGACACGCACAGGCAGGTCGGCCAGCGCATCGGCCCCGAAACGCTGGGCAATCGTTTCGGTCTGGATGGCCGACAGGACGACATGGTCGCTGTCGGTGACGATGATAGATCGGGTCCGCCTGCCGTTGGTGGCGTCGACCAGCTTACCGGCCTGCTTGGCCTCGTCCTTCAGCCGCTTCATGGGGGCAGAGCCGGGATCAACGATGGCAATGACCCGCGCCATCGCTACCATGTTGCCGAACCCGACGTTCAGCAGTTGTGCAACCACTGCGCGTGTCCCTTTCTACTCCACATTCTGGACCTGCTCGCGAAGCTGTTCCAGAATCCCTTTAAGGGTAACGA
The nucleotide sequence above comes from Candidatus Methylomirabilota bacterium. Encoded proteins:
- a CDS encoding sodium:proton exchanger: MSVTLRLIIALLLPLQWIGIRLAGIHLPPQWEAIGAGLSIFGAAFLLSWAAEVAQVDIPQALALAFLALVAVLPEYAVDIYFAWSAGKDPAYIAYAAANMTGANRLLIGLGWASVVATFWLKSRHRQVILDRSRSIELLHLALATIYSFMIPLKGTLSTLDTVVLLAIFVSYMTAASKAAMVEPELDGGVGALLMRLRPNSRRSATIAMFIYAGVGIFLAAEPFAEGLLATGRAFAIEEFLLVQWLAPLASESPEFIVAIVFAFRGNPGASMGTLVSSKVNQWTLLIGMLPLAYDLSAGHLEAMHLDARQIEEIFLTAAQSLFAVAVLANLSFSLIEAGLMFILFASQLFFTDPVSRHLYAIAYIILAVIWLIASRSSRQGLAAMVTAGWTRKELASSHQK
- a CDS encoding TVP38/TMEM64 family protein, which codes for MRRGACGLRPTSPDRFLSNIETNPVLPTLLDQRSPVKKTVLIAAVVVAVVGAALAYVLSEEWFDLGALWESIESFISERELAQYIKQAGPWAPLVFIGLQALQIVVAPIPGEVTGIIGGYLFGTFPGLLYSTIGLTIGSCAAFGLGRWLGHHFARRFVTPDTYEMFFFLTRTHGKFITFLLFLIPGFPKDFLCYILGASPLSFGAFFLLSTVGRIPGTWFLSMQGRQVRTAHYGSFFTLVFVISGALLLLYLYREPLFRWIKLDHYRRQRRKRDTARNPGVG
- a CDS encoding transcriptional regulator, giving the protein MPIYEYECERCHHRFEAIQKISDKPIKKCVLCEGKVHKLLSAPGLLFKGSGWYVTDYANPERKKAMEAEKRAASTDSGSTKTESKGSKQ
- a CDS encoding molybdenum cofactor guanylyltransferase → MTGIVLAGGKSSRMGVNKAFIEFGGKRLIEATVECLRSLFPEVLVIANDPLRYAYLGVKVVPDLIPDSGSLGGIYTGLATASHPACFIVACDMPFLNIDLIKLLVREAEGWDVVVPRVKGELQPLHAVYAKSCLPLIKESIDASVLKIARFFPKAKVKIIDEPALRAVDPDLLGFVNVNTPLELEQAEAARRHPHGVARLTDH
- the rpoZ gene encoding DNA-directed RNA polymerase subunit omega, giving the protein MPLFPLEQLLTHVDSKYRLVIIAAKRAKQLMRGGEYLIAPKSMKPTYIAMEEIGAGKLAYEMKAAEGAAAVELVGPEAGATWFRSLSVGDTLGEEELVEKEEEEKEGIELEETPVELLAESGDEIEKLEVTDLDALEEPGDDVEDEA
- a CDS encoding guanylate kinase; translated protein: MNRQRVMVVVSAPSGAGKTSLCREAARRVSRLVHSVSYTTRAPRPDEQDGRDYHFVDEPTFRRMIEAGEFAEWACVHNHLYGTSRSLLEKQFAEGLDVILDIDTQGAAKLRQDYPTGVFVFVVPPAMDLLETRLRQRRTDSEDEIRRRLAMAREELHHYRDYKYIVVNDIFEQAVKQLCCIITAERSRRDRVHLAFLDAGID
- a CDS encoding DUF370 domain-containing protein, with translation MVAMARVIAIVDPGSAPMKRLKDEAKQAGKLVDATNGRRTRSIIVTDSDHVVLSAIQTETIAQRFGADALADLPVRVRTQTGRQARGTQAE